Below is a window of Pseudomonadota bacterium DNA.
AGATGATGTTATCGCCGCTCTGCACCTGGTAGAGGACTTCCCGGGAGCAGTCATGACAGAAATACAGGGTATTCGCCGAGGGACCCACCAAAAGATAAAGGAGAAAAATGAGCTGCTCACCATTGGCTTCCGCACCTATATACGCATCGAAATAATTTGCACCGACTCCCAGGTTCCAATACTGTTTGAAGCAATCCGAGCCAATGCACATACCGGCAAACCGGGTGACGGGAAAATCTTTGTTTCATCAATGGAGTCAGCCCTGCGCATCAGCAACGGGCAGACCGATGAGGAAGCATTGTAAGACATAGGCATGATAGGGGCAGCATGATTGGAGCATGATTGGCATGATTGGCATGATTGGAAAGATTTGGCATGATTGGGGTCAAATCTTTATCCTTGACATTTTGCCTCGATCTCCCGCAATAATCCCAGGATTTCCTTGTCTTTCCCGACCTTGGACCTGAGTCTTTTCCTTCCCTGGCTCACGGTGCTGTAATCAACACCCATCATTTTTCCTATCTCCGGATTAGTCAAACCGCCAAACCTGTACAATATATCCATGGCTAGCTGTCGGGCTATACCTTTTCGCGATAAAAGATCTTTCCGCGGCGTGCCGGTTACTTTCGAGATAATTCCAAGTAATTCCCCTTTTGCCTTGTGCTTGTGAACTCTGCCAACCGATGGGATTTCGCGGTCTTTTTTCTCAGGCAACTTCTCACGTATTTCATCAATAAATTGTTCGCTGCCAAGGATGCTCTGAGCTACGATAC
It encodes the following:
- a CDS encoding P-II family nitrogen regulator; the encoded protein is MKRIIALIRPVMRDDVIAALHLVEDFPGAVMTEIQGIRRGTHQKIKEKNELLTIGFRTYIRIEIICTDSQVPILFEAIRANAHTGKPGDGKIFVSSMESALRISNGQTDEEAL